In Diachasmimorpha longicaudata isolate KC_UGA_2023 chromosome 7, iyDiaLong2, whole genome shotgun sequence, the following proteins share a genomic window:
- the LOC135164191 gene encoding ubiquitin carboxyl-terminal hydrolase 22, translated as MSTTRVILPRPACYAPVKYTSTTQSHSTSEQRETDWGFLNILNNKSSSGGYEGKRSAPWGHTEIERKRKSLVHHRSSSRSEMSDHGCIHLNNFKAAKGIQPYKVIHSYFVTSTSAEARVRKAVSCLCHTCKTHKDRLHSCLHCIFFGCYVGGHIQEHAKTKKHFLAVDLCYGNILCFQCGDYVYDRELLTVAKAQWSESAKSLSLGEFYRAWEPTQVEAELLRKNPRRRRVVENSTIGLRGLINLGSTCFMNCIVQALTHTPLLRDYFLSDRHHCPQPSRCLVCEVSHLFQEFYSGSKAPLTLHKLLHLIWTHARHLAGYEQQDAHEFFIATLDVLHRHCEAAPIFVKDNPHHCNCIIDQIFTGGLQSDVVCQSCNGVSTTIDPFWDISLDLGPTAGASGSDANGPPTSLLDCLERFTRAEHLGSSAKIKCSKCQSYQESTKQLTMKQLPIVASFHLKRFEHSSIQDKKISTFISFPEQLDMTPFMSHQRNGNNNRGSIDGFPKNGEDTTFSDNRYSLFAVINHEGSLETGHYTAFIRQQRDQWFKCDDHLITKARLKDVLTSEGYLLFYHKQILEYGRSSKV; from the exons ATGTCAACGACACGCGTGATCCTTCCAAGGCCAGCGTGCTACGCCCCGGTTAAATACACAAGTACAACTCAATCTCATTCCACGTCTGAACAGCGTGAAACTGACTGgggttttttaaatattttaaacaataagAGTAGTAGTGGAGGTTACGAAGGTAAAAGATCAGCACCCTGGGGACACACTGAGATTGAGAGGAAGAGGAAGAGTCTCGTGCATCATCGCAGCAGTAGCAGGTCTGAGATGAGCGACCATGGCTGCATAcacttgaataattttaaagctGCCAAAGGTATACAACCGTACAAAGTAATACACTCTTACTTTGTCACAAGTACTTCGGCAGAGGCACGCGTCAGAAAG GCCGTCAGCTGCTTATGTCATACTTGCAAGACCCACAAGGATCGACTGCATTCCTGCTTGCACTGCATATTTTTTGGTTGCTACGTTGGTGGTCACATCCAGGAGCATGCGAAAACGAAGAAACATTTTTTAG CCGTGGATCTTTGTTACGGTAACATTCTGTGCTTCCAATGTGGAGACTATGTATACGATAGAGAGTTACTGACAGTAGCCAAAGCACAATGGAGCGAGTCAGCCAAATCCCTCAGCCTGGGAGAGTTCTATCGTGCCTGGGAGCCGACACAAGTCGAGGCGGAATTGCTAAGGAAAAATCCACGACGAAGGCGCGTTGTGGAGAATTCAACAATTG gTCTCAGAGGGCTTATAAACTTAGGCAGCACCTGCTTCATGAACTGCATTGTCCAGGCATTGACTCACACTCCACTCCTGCGAGATTATTTCCTCTCTGATCGTCATCACTGCCCGCAGCCAAGTCGATGTCTGGTTTGTGAGGTGTCCCATCTCTTCCAGGAATTCTATTCTGGTAGCAAAGCACCTCTCACACTCCATAAATTACTCCATTTGATATGGACACACGCTAGACACTTGGCTGGTTATGAACAACAGGATGCCCACGAATTCTTCATTGCTACTTTGGACGTACTTCACAGACACTGTGAAGCAGCACCAATATTTGTTAAGGATAATCCACATCATTGCAACTGTATTATTGATCAAATATTCACTGGAGGGTTGCAGAGCGATGTTGTATGTCAATCTTGCAACGGCGTTTCTACAACCATCGATCCATTCTGGGACATATCTCTAGATCTCGGTCCAACAGCTGGTGCCTCCGGCTCGGACGCCAATGGACCCCCTACATCACTTCTCGACTGCCTAGAGCGCTTCACACGAGCTGAGCATCTAGGCTCAAGTGCTAAAATAAAATGTAGCAAGTGCCAGAGCTATCAAGAAAGCACCAAACAGCTAACAATGAAACAACTACCTATTGTCGCGAGTTTTCATCTCAAGCGCTTTGAACACTCCAGTATCCAGGATAAGAAGATATCGACGTTTATCTCATTCCCAGAACAACTCGACATGACACCATTCATGTCACACCAACGCAATGGCAATAATAACCGCGGTTCTATCGACGGCTTCCCCAAAAATGGCGAAGACACGACTTTCAGTGACAACAGATATTCATTGTTTGCTGTTATTAATCATGAGGGCTCACTAGAGACTGGCCACTATACTGCCTTCATCAGGCAGCAGAGGGACCAGTGGTTCAAGTGTGATGATCATTTGATCACCAAGGCGCGGCTTAAAGACGTTTTGACCAGCGAAGG GTATCTGCTCTTCTACCACAAGCAAATCCTCGAGTATGGTCGTAGCAGCAAAGTATGA